The genomic stretch CTCTATTTTGGCACCAGGGGACTGacctggattgggaccacagtgggGTGAAAGGGTTAAATCCCCCTTCCCTCATACCATGCTCCCAATCCTGTTGTCCCTCCACCTGCAATTTCTGTTAGCATATGCATGCCCAAGCTCCTTATTTAACACAATGTGTAATTTGGCCCTCTAGAGAGTTCACTGTGCCAGACCTGGTTTTCATCACCCAGGCATGACAAACTGAACTTGCCAAAATCGTTCCTCCGACATGACTATGAAAGGCAGGGAAGCACTGTCCTCCTTTGCTTCTCATCACCCTAACAGAGTTCAAAACTCAAGAGGAACAAAATCCCAGGCTAGGAAAAGGATTTCAAATAGCAACTTGCTTTTCTATGAAGACATTATAATAACCCAGGAAAGGGAACCTATGAAAATCAATTTCAAAGAAGGATGCTGCAAACTTGGAAGTGTCCCTTTCTTGCccaattaaaaaatgcaaataagtTCTTCAGTCATTAATGATCCCTAAGTAACTGCTTAAAACAAAAATCAGAGATCTCCATAAACTtgttcaaataatttttttttttttaaaaaccacttccTTGTTGAAGGATTATAGGTAGAATTCCCCATAGAATGTTTGTAAACCAAAGGTAAGCATTTAAGTATCAGATACCGTATCTTAGTggtaaagcatgtgctttgcttgcagaagatcatacattcaatccctggcatcaccaagtaaagctgggaaagacccctgtgtCAAACACAAGAGAACTACTGTCAGTCAGTATATACAATATTTAGATAAATAGGCCACTGGACCTTCTTGGTATAAGACACCATCCTATACTCCTTGGAAACTGGCAAGGTTTGCATCTGCATTATCCACCCTAATGAGTCACATCACATCTTACCTGCAAGCTATGAATGGGGATccaatagagcagccattttcaaccactgtgccatggcacattggcgtgccatgagtggtccacaggaatttgggggagggtcatttataagtagggccaatgggggatgtgaaccccccactaaCAACATggtgtcaattgccaaaaacctgatggtgtgccttgacaattttagtgccttgtccgtgtgccatgagatggaaaagattgaaaatggttgcaatagagcaggggtgcccaaaccccggcccgggggccacttgcagccctcggggactcccaatgcggcccatggggagcccccagtctccaaggaaactctggccctccagagacttgctggaacccatgcttgcccaacgcaAGTGTttacagcatgagggtgactgttcaacctctcacatgagctttgggatgagggctccctccactacttgctgtttcacatttgtgatgcagcaatggcagcaaaggaaagaccagccttgctttgtgcaagaccttttataggccttgagctactgcaagaccttcattcattcatagaagttccatctctaatatattaatttatgtaaaggtattcaaatttgaaatgtaaattaattcttttttctctggcccccaacacagtgtcagagatgatatggccctcttgccaaaaagtttggacacccctgcaatagagtaAAGGTCTTAGCCCAAACCAAAGGTAGAATTGTTCAGAGAGTCCAAAACCAGATCACTTGAACTGAATAAGGGTTATACATTATAACTTTACATTAGGGTTATAATGTACATAATTTACATTATGTATAAGGGTTATACATTATAACTTGCTACTGAAGATTAATTATTCTCGATTGTTATGTTGCAATTAGTTATGTGACATTGTTATAACAATCTTTGGAACTGAACTCTGTCTGCATAAATTAATGCACTCTATGCCCTTTGCCAGAAAGGTTACACCTAATCTGGATTGGATCAAGAATTCATCtgccttcctttcttttcctacACTTCAGTAGACTAGACACATCCCTAACAAACTGTATGTATTAACATCTCTTTCGTTTACCTTGCCTTTTTAACCTCATCTTAGGGAAAAGTATTTCCCCCACTGTATTCATATATTCATCTATCAATCTTTCAAATGACTTCATACATTAAATACAACCTAAACTACAGCACACCCTAATTACAGACTCATATAACAAACACATTAGGGGAGAATTAGCCAGCATTGACCAATTTAGTACAACCAAAATCGATAAGAATAAAGCAAAATTTTATACCTCTAGCTTGCCTCACCTCAATTTTGTATTTACTTTGTTTGAAGTTTAGTTTACAGCAATCAAGATTATTTACCAGTGGATGTACTCTGTTTATAGAAATCCAGCATATGGCAGAAAGCAGTTTAAGTTCCTAATACTGGAATCAAAGCAAGGGGGCGGGATACTTCCTGCAAACATTTTTGTACCTTGCAAAAAATGGAATTATTTTCAGCGGGGAAATAGGAGCaagagtgtttttattttttacgtGTATATCCCAATCACTTCTAACATGGAATTTAAGACAACTCCCCCTTAACAAACATTTAGAGTGAAAGAAATGGATCCTGCCCTCTCTTTGAATTGGCTTCACATCATCATGTTATGTCACCACAATTGATGGTGTCCTATAGTTGGATGAGCTCACAGAACTAGCAAGATTACACAAGTGTTCTGTTCTTTAATGCATTAAAGTAACTTTGGGCTGAAAAGAGCCAGGCAGGATAATTTTCAGGAAACATTTTCACCCCATCCCAAAGCCCCACTTTCACAAGCAAAAATATCTGCTTGCAAACATCCAGGACATTACTACAGTACTTTGCGTTATGCAGTACTACTAATTTAAAAAGCAGACTGTGACAAATTATTATACTTGAACCACCATGTGACACAATCACAATATTGATTTTAttgaagggaggggagaagtaaatgtcttttctttcttgcacTCCTGCCACAGATTCAGTTATTTAACACTCAAAACACTAGCTGGGTGTGCCTGACCTATTGCACTTTGATTCAAAATGCCAAGTTATATATAACATTAAGGTCAGCTGCAAGCTTTAGGATAATGCTGTTAGTGGGCCAGCAATTATCTATGCCCCatcttgttttaaaaagcaacgTTAATATCACAAACAAAATCTCAACTACACTACAAAGTTCTTGGGCACTATATTTAAGGGAGGGCACATTTATTTAAGCCATGCCTCCTCAAAAGAGAAACCTTCAGGTCTATTCTATTATGTGCTGCTGAAAGCTCTTATCGCCCTgggagcctctctctctctctccatccttcAAACAGTAAATTCAAGTGGTTGAGTGTCTTAACAGTTTTGAAGCAAAACAGAGTTATGTAACAGTAAGGTTGTGTTTTCTACATACTCTGGAGGCTCTCTGGGTATACAGGAGAATGCAAAAGTAAAATCAATGAAATTTTTTTGTAATATACACCAACACCAAAATGGCCAAATACATGAGCTTAAGGAACTACAGAATGAGGCCAGGATGGCCAGGTGATTAAAAAGAGACATGGGGAAAAACTAAGATCAGAGGAATTGACCTGCTCAAGCCCATAAGTTTCTACAGTACTAAGTACCCTGGAGAAGGAGATGCATGCCATGGGTACCCCTTCCTGAATTATACAGAGATGTCTGAAAGAGCAAAAAGGGcatctttttcatttccactttcAAAACAACTGTCCACAGTGCTATATAGCAACAAAATGCCCTTCTCCTGAATATCCCCTTCCCCTAAACAGTGATCGCTTCTCTTAGGGATGCAGGATACACTACAACATTTTGCTACAGGTCTCAGATGTTATAGACTAATTTCACTTCCCTAGGAGAGCAGTACTTTTCAGTAAACTTTTTATTAGGAACACAAGATCTGCTTCCTTAGTTGTTTCAGCCAGATTAGATCCCATCAGCATGTTTGTAAAGTTTTGCTTTAGCATGTACACAGACAAAAATCTAATCACCCTGCAGTTACAGTATGAATGTAACAGCTCAAGAGACTGGTCTGCTACCTATGGCTTGAGCAGCAGTGATTGAAACAGTGTCCCCACCCAAGTAGCAGCTAGTTTAATCCTTGGTGGCCATAGCCTaaactgccttgtcagttttgcaacccaccaaaaaattgggtcctgacccagtttgggaacaatGATTTAGCGTGCAAAAGTTTAAGCTAAAATAAATACGTTAAAGCTTTAGGAGACAAGACTATTTGTTTTGCTGCAGACTAACACAGCTACTGTGTTAGTCTGAAGTAGCTTATTCACAAGCCTTTACACATTTGCAAAGTGAAAGCAGTGCAGTCTGACAGACAAAATTTCAAAATCATTTATTAAGCCCTTTTAGAAGTTTGACTAACACAAGACAAAAGTTTACTTTACACAATTCTGAGCAGACCACAAAAGCAGTAACCTATTTTCACCACTCCCATGCCCAGGATTAATTTTCTCCTACACATCTCAATTTGGTAACAGCTTCTGGGATAAATTGCAGCATAGCATGAATTTTATTCACAGATGACACTGGGATTACGGCACGTAGGCAGGCAGAACATGTTGCCAAATGGAGGATATGTTTTCTTGCAGGTAGAAAGTGCTGAAGCAGTTGTGCAACAAAAAAAATAATTGGGAAAATATAAGTATGACATTCAGTATTTGAATATGCAAAGTCTTTCCCACAACATAGGTTAGAACAAGAAAGCTGAAATGTGTCAAGATGTATGCTTTGTTCAcgggagtaaggggaagatctTTGAATTGTCCAATTACATTTACAGGCATCTCCTATGAAAATTTACTTTTAAGAAGTTCCCACTCTTCTCAAACAAGCACGCACAGAATTGCAACCTGAGGATTTCATTTCCCCTCCACTCTTCAAACCAACCATTCACGTCCAGCCATCAACCAAACAGTATTGCTCATCTGGTTTTTAATGCTTTCATGGTTCATAACTCCAGCACAGTTTTGTTTATGCCCACTGCAAAGCAAGTCAAGAGGTATCCTAAGCATGTCACAAAATGACCTAACAGAGACATGTTGACTGTGCATCCAAGAGTCaacaagatgattacggggctggggcaccttccttatgaggaaaggctacggcgtttgggcctcttcagcctagaaaagaggtgcctgaggggggacatgattgagacatacaaaattatgcaggggatggacagagtggatagggagatgctctttacactctcacataacaccagaaccaggggacatccactaaaattgagtgttgggagagttagaacagacaaaatatttctttactcagcgtgcagttggtctgtggaactccttgccacaggatgtggtgatggcgtctagcctggacgcctttaaaaggggattggacaagtttctggaggaaaaatccattatggggtacaagccatgatgtgtatgcgcaaccgcctgattttagaaatgggttatgtcagaatgccagatgcaagggagggcaccaggatgaggtctcttgttatctggtgtgctccctggggcatttggtgggccgctgtgagatacaggaagctggactagatgggcctatggcctgatccagtggggctgttcttatgttcttatgagaggccAGAGAAAGTGTCATAAAAGCTCATTTGCCAAGAACAGCGTCTCAACTCGGGAGCTCAAGGAGCAGTTGGGCAAAGCCATGGGGGTACCATCTTTAAAAAAGCTTCTCAGAAAAATATGGGTTCATATAAGCCCTCTCGAGACTGCCAACAGAATTAACACAGTGTTTCCTTTCAAGCACTGTTCAGGTATTTGGAATCAGCTCTGAACAAGAACAATCTACCTAGCAATGCTTGCTGCACAAACTCCAGCATGTCCCCAAGCAAGCTCTACTTAGTTGCTCAGCATCACCTAATGGAGCATATCCATCACATCGTTTTTCCAACACTCATATCTGTGCAACAGCAGTCGGATTACAGACTGGGAGACTAGTGCAAGTTGCATAATTGATTGTTTATTCAATAAATATAACCAAATTATTGCCAGAGGAGGCAAACAGTGCAGAAAACTGTCATTTTATAAACTAATATCTAGATACTATAATGTTTTTTGTACAAACAATATTCAACACTTTTTATAAAATCTCAGGTGCTACTTGAATTCTGACACAATTCTGTCAGGGGGATATCTACATAAATGTATTAAGTACTACCGTTATATAAAAATAGAGATATGTATTGTGGGGTTTACAAAATTTCACAGAGCTAAATCTGATGTTTCTCTAAAAATTACACCATCATAGAAAAGCAAGTCGATAAAAGTAAAAAGTAAATACTTTACTGGAAACACTTTTTGCACTATCTGCCCTGGTTTTTAGATATTTAAAATGAAGTTGTTTGCAGTTCATTTCTATCTCGAGGTCAGCTGTGTACAACAGGATGGACATTTTTGCAAGTTTTTTGGGGGATGGCGGCTGGTCGGAACACTTTTTCATATTGTTGTGCTTTTAAAACAGGTTCTAAGCATATAAAAATCTATTCCTAATGTTTACAAAGGTTAGTGAAACATCCGAGGAATTAAATTTCATAAATATCAAATCAAAAACATTACTGCAATTACCGTGATCTGAGACAACAGTACAGTACTTAATTACTAATACATGATAGCTACAACAATTTAAATTATCTCAAACAATTTTGAAAGTAGCAAGATGCTAAACTCATTTGAAAATGATTTAATTATTACAGGCACCTATGTCCTGAAGTTTTTGCATGTTGTGGAAGCTCCACACCAGTATGGAGCTCACACCGCCCCATTTGGACTCCACAACATTCCTGAAACCATCCTCATGTAGCACATTAGAGGAAACTAGTttgtgcaaggaattgttggACAACACATTGTAGTGATTTACGCACAGCATCTACTACTCAAACCCTAGTTATACAACAGCAATTACTGTCAATAGCACCATCTATTTCTCCATTTGTTGCATACAATTGCAAAAAAGATACAATGGGTTAGTTTCTTTCTGCAACAGTGCAATATAACAAGGCACTGCTTGGTAAATGAAATCTTGCATAAAGTTTCCTAAGTTGATGATATTAAAGTATTATTATGTTGCAAAGGGTCTTAGTATAACATCCATTTCAAAAACTGGTTAGAATACCTATTCAATTTTCAACTAACCAATAAACCAGATTTTCATGCAGGTTTAATACTCTCCCTGCTCCCATTAAATAGAAGAAATAAAATACAGCTGTCAAAAACACAGGCAGGTTGGTTGTTGGTAGAAAACAAGAGAAATTGGTGCTTGGTTTCCTAATATTCCACCAAGAAACCAGATGGAGGTTGGAAGAGGAGATGACCAACTCATCCCTATACAAATCAAGTATACAAAGCTAGAAAATGATATATTAGCAACAATCTATCCCTGCAGAAAAGTGTAACAATATGAAAACTGGGAGATTCAGAGGCACATTTTGAGTTGAAGGATTTCAGGCAAATTTTATGGCTAGGGTAGGGCTCTCAGCAGAGCCTAGAGCTGGAGATTTCCTTGTATAGCAACTCAGATTCAAATGCCAACCATAATATCACGACATTATCTTTCACTCCTTAGTCACTGCtgtcatcatcgtcatcatcatccgACAGATCATTTAAAGGAGGCTTTGATGACTGAGTGTAAGAGTCTGATCTTGTGGGCTGGCAGGTGGTCATCTCTCCTGTGGAAAGGAGATCATAGCAGAAGTCGCAAATTCGTACAGGCTTGGAAGACTGACTGGGAAGAAGAAATCTCTTTTCAGAGCAGGGACCACATACAACAAACCCACATTTCCGGCAATGGTGTCGACGATTGACAGGAGTAAATTTTGCTTTCTGACAGCGCATGCATACAGTGGCTTCGGAGTCGGGTACCCAAACAGCTGCATGTTCATTACTAGGAGTCTTCCCACTTTTGGAAAGTAAGTCAGAAACACATTTATTTATGTGGTTCATCCATTCAGATTTttctgtggcagtggcagcataCACTGCAAAAGACTTAGTTGGAGTCTTGATAAGCCACCCATTCCGCAGATCTCCCTCATCCTGGATCGATTCAATAGTTACATTTTCCAGTGGAATGATGTGCTGTTTGTTGTACTTCTTTTTCTGGATGACAATGTTACCATACACAAGAATATCATTGAATAAGAAGAACTGCCTTGCTTTTGGTTTTTTCCTACACAGTTTTGTTAGGACTCCTTCGCCAATCAGGACACGGCCAGGAATAGTCAGAGGCTGACCTGCTGCTCCAAAGCAATTTTCCACTATGCTTATACGCCTAGTGTTTGCTTCACTGTTTGCCAAGCGATCCACCATCTTCTCCTAGTATCTTAAAACAGAAATGAATATGGTTAAAATACTGCAACAATTTAGCAAATGGATATAAATTCAGTATCACTGTTTGTCAACTTCTTCTTTAGCAGCTTCTACAACAAAGCATTAAATTGCTTTTTAATCTAGGAACTTGGAAAAGCAACCCGAGGGTTTCATGAGGAAGTAGACTGAGGCTTGACATGAATaataactgtaagagctgtccagGACAGGAGCTGCCTGCATTGTACAGTTGcgggctctccctcattggaggttttcaagcataGGCTGGATGGCCATCAGTCAGGGATGATATAGTTGTCTGGTGGGGTAGgcggctggactagatgacctcgaaGACCTCTTCCAACTCTgatattctatgattctatggtaAACTGACTAGAAAAAAACTGAGCTACACAAATGGACCTGCTACATATCAACATATTCACCTCAAGCGTATGAGTTCTATTTTATACAACATGAACTCATGGATTCTGTACTATCTGTTTCACACATCCCAACAATTACTAAAGAAAAATGCAAGCAAAAGTTCAATTTTGCAAATTATGTGTTCTTGTTTTTCTCTGCATCAAAACAAAATGTACCTACAATGCCTGAAAGAATGGCTAACCTTATAAGCAGGATGCACTCTATGCTGCCAAGTTTGGCAATGGTCAGGACTTTAGCAATAAGCATTCCCATCCAAAAGGGAATATTTCAATTACAAAATCCCTGAAATGATAAAGCAATTCAATTCTTTGGCCCAGGCAAGTTCAGAGGCTAATACCTTCCAATATCACCTCCCACTAAGATAAGAAAATGCTACTAGATAGAGTCATAAATAAATTCTGCTGGGAAATGTTCACAGTGAATGCAATACACACACAACCAACCTGCCAAAAGTTGGAATCCACTCAAGCCCCAACCTGCAATACAGAACCTAACTTCAAGAGTCCACTGGCAAAGACTACTGCAAAAGTAACAAGAGTCCACAGAAAAATCTAGTTTAAAATCCAAGTTATTCCATGTGCTTACAAGTCCCCTGCCACCAAGCAGTACATTCATACTTAGTACCAGATCTCTCCTCCTTTTTCCACCTGCTGTGCCCAATCAGCATGTATTGCCACTGTACcattctccccttctttctttctagtCCAAATGGAAAAAGAGGAGGAGCTGAGAGTGGCATGGAAACAGTGTACACTCAACTGCTGAaaggcagaaagaaaaggaagccaggtaaggcagagcaAAAGAGAATGCCAAAGCAAAGGAGAACAGCTGGATGGGGAGGAGACTGAGGGAATTCAATGAACTTTGGGGGGCTTGGCCAAAGCAATTCCCTCTAAAGCTAAAGTTTCAAGTAGTAGTTACCTTCATCTAGGGTCCAAAGACCTGGCAAATGTTCAGACTATGCTGGTCTAGGCCTCCAAAGAAAATGGAGGAATGCGCATTGCCATGACCTGCCTAAGGTTGGATtgcaacttacttctgggtatcAATTCACTTGAAGACTTCCCCAAAAAAAGGAATACTAGAAGTTGCTATTtgttcactttctctctctctctctttctgaaacctttactggcatatcaAACACAACTTGCAATCAAAATTTACAAATTGACATAACAATTTGCATAACAAGCTCAACAATTTAGAGCAAAATACCAaggttatttaaattctgacaatgttactttaaggatcttgatagataaccagcaacagctgcagtcagagaaacacaaCCATCACTCATGAACTTGAAAAAGTAATATCAGAGGGGGAGAGATCAGAAGGAATCCAAGAAGTAAGGTAATGGTTACGAATATCGAGGTGAACTGGACAAAGAAAGagaatatgaaacaaaaaatcaggagacttGTGACAGTTTGTTCACTTTCCTTATAGCTACATTATAGGTCACTTTCAATCCCACAAAAACCATTGTCCTACCAGTCAGATATTCACTCATCTACTGAATTCAGTCACCTGaggtgtaaaaaaaataaaagtactcACAAGCTCTAAGTTAGCTGGTTCCCTATCAACAACAGTCTTGAAagtgtttaaaaattaaatagaTGGACCCAAAGTGATATTTGTTCAAGTAAAACAGAATCTATACAATCCTTCTTCCAGATTATATTCTTAAAAACCTCCAACAGATTTGGTTCCATTACATTAAGACAGAGAGGTCAGTCCTGGCCCCCAGAGTGGATACTATACTCaaaatatatacagtgggccctccttatcagtGGGCTCAGCATCCGTGGATTTAAGTATCTGAGGCCCTCTAACCATGAATTTAATTATCTGCAAGggtcctagaacagatccccgtggataatgagggcccccTGTACGATATAGCAGTTCATGAGGTGGGCAAAGGCTCTTTGGCAAGAGATTCTGCTGCACCCAGGTATATCTAGACACAAATAAGAGTCAAGCCCACTTTACAGCTTTAGCAGGTCTGTGCCAACTTGATGCGCATGTGATATTGCCAAAGCTGTACACACTGAAGCTCAGTCCAGGTCTTCTGTGAATCTGAAATATCTGCTTTACGAATTTACAACTAGCAATTACATATAAGAGGCAAGTATGCAGTACCAAGTCAGCTCTGCACATAAGTTAGACAGGAAAGAACTATATGACTACAAAGCAGAGAACCCCAGACTATTCTTCCAGTCTCAAAAGTGAACCTTTAAAGTTAAGTGAGACATAGGCTGCACTGAATGTGATACTCAGGTTTGCTTCCTCTTTTGTAGCTCCAAAGGGCATCTAACCCTTTGGGATTAGAAGACTGAGCTGCTTGCCTGTACTATCATGCTGGAGATTAGcaagcagaaggggaaaaaaaacaccagttcAGGCCAGAACCAAGTAGACAAAGGTAGGACCATATTCTAACTATTTGTGACTAACAAGTCACTGTTCTGAAAAACATAACCAGATGAAGGAGGGCAATTCTGCACTTCAGCTTATGTTGCTGTCTCCCTGACTTATGGAAAGCCAAGGTACACTCAGCTGTATTGGTGCTTTCAGGGAGGTTTCCATTAAAAACAGCATCAATTAGCAAACTTGCTAACTAGGTAGCACATTGAATGAAGACCATATTAGACACGTTCAAAAGGACACAACAGAAACCGTAATTCAATCCAGAACATGGAGACTGATAAAGTTCCCAATTTAGTTAATAGAGGCACAGACTTCACAGCTATAACCTGATCAGTCTAAAAAACTTTTCACTTGAATGCTCCAAGGAGTCTACACACTCATCTAGAGCACTCATACCAAATGCACCTCTTGTACAAAGACCAACGCTGAGTTTGGGATGCATTCAATTGCTAGCCAAGCCAAAGGAGCTTGTGTTCAAAAATTGATCAAATACTTATAAGATTTGCAGCTCAACAATAACCTACCTAGTAATACTTCAAAGATCAAcatacaccagcatttctcaacatttgtcccctgctgtacaacTCTGCATGGTCTACCTATgggaagtaccacaggaagtaactagTGTTGGTggcactgccaattacttctgaactgggaggccagatgcaaagtgCCCACACCAGAAAGAGGCTCAAGGAGGACTGAAGggtttttttgagcatgtgaaaaatgtatgccggagctctgcctgctgagccaagcctcctactgccgcttgtcgcattgcattgctggtctcactgccaggtggtggaggtcTGGGGTCCTGCACATACCATCGGGCACCActcaagtaccacaggtggtacaagtaccactggttgagaagaaCTGACATAGACAGATTCTAACTGTTCCAGTATAGTGTGATTTACAGCCAAATTGGTACCCCATCAACttagaacggggggggggggtggaactacTGCAATTTAACACTACTGGGTTACAGGGATAACACTCGTTTTTAGACGTTTTCTTCCAGCAAGCAAATACAGTCCATTCAGAACTTTTCCATCTCAGGTCCGAAGATTACACCTTGTATAAGAGTTAGGCAACTGAATAAAAGACAATGACTGCATTCTGACATCATATTTCAGATCCTCCAAACTATGGTTTGGAGATCAGGAATAACCTCTGTGCCCATACACTCCCCTTGGCCCCCAGGATCAATTCTGGTTTGCTTAATGA from Tiliqua scincoides isolate rTilSci1 chromosome 4, rTilSci1.hap2, whole genome shotgun sequence encodes the following:
- the PLEKHF2 gene encoding pleckstrin homology domain-containing family F member 2, with translation MVDRLANSEANTRRISIVENCFGAAGQPLTIPGRVLIGEGVLTKLCRKKPKARQFFLFNDILVYGNIVIQKKKYNKQHIIPLENVTIESIQDEGDLRNGWLIKTPTKSFAVYAATATEKSEWMNHINKCVSDLLSKSGKTPSNEHAAVWVPDSEATVCMRCQKAKFTPVNRRHHCRKCGFVVCGPCSEKRFLLPSQSSKPVRICDFCYDLLSTGEMTTCQPTRSDSYTQSSKPPLNDLSDDDDDDDSSD